A stretch of the Coffea eugenioides isolate CCC68of unplaced genomic scaffold, Ceug_1.0 ScVebR1_66;HRSCAF=323, whole genome shotgun sequence genome encodes the following:
- the LOC113758727 gene encoding uncharacterized protein LOC113758727: MADSDEVVGMAAPDCSRAVGRGEAGIGQLNQLGNQEIGEDRALERFQKFSPPKFSGGPDPDIAENWLENIRNIFDALDYSEEREVNFAVFQLEGPARAWWNVIRNKWEREQTPRTWMNFVLEFNEKFLPPLVQEKREDDFIKLRQGTSSVAEYETEFTKLSRFAPELVITERKRIRRFIQGLNLEIQDGLAAAQIETFSDALEKAQRVQISKAKLRVFQVRKRDAPSSSHPEASRNTVPPPKVGKGAGGVRLPLPSSSQMQQLEGTPSQGTQIKRGQSRMTPQGS; this comes from the exons ATGGCGGATTCCGACGAGGTGGTGGGGATGGCGGCGCCGGACTGTTCAAGAGCTGTTGGAAGGGGAGAGGCC GGAATTGGACAACTGAACCAACTTGGAAACCAAGAAATAGGGGAGGATAGGGCTTtagagagatttcaaaagttttcccctcCTAAATTTTCTGGGGGTCCTGACCCCGATATAGCTGAAAATTGGTTGGagaatataaggaatatattTGATGCACTAGATTATTCCGAGGAGAGAGAAGTAAACTTTGCTGTGTTCCAACTTGAAGGACCGGctcgagcatggtggaatgttataagaaataaGTGGGAAAGGGAACAAACTCCGAGAACTTGGATGAATTTTGTCctagaatttaatgaaaaattcctTCCACCACTAGtccaagaaaaaagagaggatgattttatAAAACTTCGCCAAGGAACTTCAAGTGTGGCAGAATATGAAACTGAGTTCACGAAGCTGTCTAGGTTTGCCCCGGAATTGGTAATTACAGAGCGAAAGAGAATAAGGCGGTTTATTCAGGGCCTCAATCTAGAAATTCAAGATGGCCTCGCAGCGGCCCAAATTGAAACGTTTAGTGAtgcccttgagaaagcccaaaggGTTCAGATTTCAAAAgccaaattgagagtttttcaaGTACGGAAAAGAGATGCACCTAGTAGTAGTCACCCTGAGGCATCTAGAAACACTGTACCACCACCAAAAGTTGGAAAAGGAGCTGGTGGGGTGAGACTACCACTTCCATCTTCTTCTCAGATGCAGCAATTAGAAGGAACTCCGTCACAAGGAACTCAGATTAAAAGGGGTCAATCAAGGATGACGCCACAGGGAAGTTAA